Proteins co-encoded in one Astyanax mexicanus isolate ESR-SI-001 chromosome 1, AstMex3_surface, whole genome shotgun sequence genomic window:
- the zgc:163098 gene encoding U2 snRNP-associated SURP motif-containing protein, with translation MADKKGKSTGVKRVLTKKEQEELKKKEEEKAAEVFEEFLASFDSNEKSGVKTFVRGGIVNATKDEEAAEVKKNKLYRPAAKFTPVLQNASPVQPTEHKKSVVKKKTEEKKKSNLELFKDELKQIQEEREERYKRKKNDPGGVYPDIDPSLTRRSIFDDDPTVPTTTNLYIGCINPKMTEEMLCKEFGKYGPLASVKIMWPRTEEERTRVTNRGFVAFMTRKDAERALAALDGKTVMGFEMKLGWGKAVRIPPQPLYTPIGVLKTTAPPPPSGLPFNAQPRDRFRNDFTKPRGRSQEDFYKTLYDAVVTVVIPSERNLLCLIHRMIEFVVREGPMFEAIIMSREKNNPDFRFLFDNKSQEHVYYRWKLYSILQGDSTSEWKTSHFRMFRGGSLWRPPVLNPYLHGDEEPEEESSPTHEEELRKGQLKTEHREQLEALLRSLTPRRVEIGDAMLFCLEKAEAAEEVVSCISESLSILHTPLQKKVARLYLVSDILYNSCAKVSNASYYRKYFESRLPQIFSDVGEAYRNIQARLQAEQFKQRIMTCFRAWEDWAIYPESFLIQLQNIFLGLIKPGEEVIEQPEPPSPDLDGAPLDGTPLDGVEIDGTPLDDLDGSPMPWDPQSIDGVPVDDLDGVPLGPPMDDLDGVPFEESLDKTVPSVALSKWERVDDAEPTAKSDSEDEMNAGNVKENEADSDDSSSDDAASPSRYEGAEFKSSLKNFEMSESKRTRLRELEVKVMKFQDELESGKRQRKSSMSLQQQVQHYRNKLLQKEFDKDDEEKKDRPASKQKDRSKKEERRERGEDKSKGREREKDREREKEKERDRERDKERSKKSEDRERSRGRSRDKEEKRDRTRSRSPRKSSKRSRSPSPPQRKSWRSSSRSPHRSHKKSKKSKH, from the exons ATGGCAGACAAAAAAGGGAAGTCTACAGGAGTGAAGAGGGTTCTGACAAAAAAAGAGCAAGAAGAGTTAAAGAAAAAG GAGGAAGAGAAGGCAGCTGAAGTTTTTGAGGAGTTCTTGGCATCTTTTGACAGCAATGAGAAAAGTGGAGTAAAGACATTTGTACGAGGGGGGATAGTGAACGCCACTAAAG ATGAGGAGGCAGCAGAAGTAAAGAAGAATAAACTCTACAGACCTGCTGCTAAATTCACTCCCGTACTACAGAATGCGTCACCAGTGCAGCCTACAGAGCATAAAAAAAGT GTTGTTAAAAAGAAAactgaagaaaagaagaagagtaACCTGGAACTGTTTAAAGATGAGCTTAAACA AATACAAGAGGAGAGAGAAGAGCGTTATAAAAGAAAGAAGAATGACCCGGGAGGGGTGTATCCAGACATCGATCCTTCACTGACTCGGCGCTCAA TCTTTGATGATGACCCTACAGTGCCAACCACCACAAACCTGTATATTGGCTGCATCAACCCGAAG ATGACAGAGGAGATGTTGTGTAAGGAGTTTGGAAAGTATGGCCCACTTGCCAGTGTTAAGATCATGTGGCCTCGAACAGAAGAAGAGAGAACCAGAGTGACTAACCGTGGTTTTGTTGCTTTCATGACACGGAAGGATGCGGAGAGAGCGTTGGCTGCTTTAGATG GTAAAACAGTGATGGGTTTTGAGATGAAGTTAGGTTGGGGGAAAGCAGTACGAATTCCACCCCAGCCCCTATACACTCCTATTGGGGTGTTGAAGACCACAGCTCCCCCACCCCCCTCAGGGCTGCCCTTCAATGCGCAGCCGAGGGACCGCTTTCGCAACGACTTCACAAAACCTCGGGGACGCTCCCAGGAAGATTTCTACAAG ACTCTGTACGACGCCGTAGTGACAGTGGTTATCCCATCAGAAAG GAACCTGCTGTGCCTCATCCACAGGATGATTGAGTTTGTGGTAAGAGAGGGACCCATGTTCGAGGCCATAATCATGAGCCGAGAGAAGAACAACCCAGACTTCAG gtttttgttCGATAATAAAAGTCAGGAACATGTTTACTACAGGTGGAAGCTCTATTCTATACTGCAG GGAGACAGTACAAGTGAATGGAAGACATCACATTTCCGAATGTTCCGGGGCGGCTCTCTGTGGAGACCCCCTGTCCTTAACCCATATCTTCATGGAGATGAGGAGCCGGAGGAGGAGTCCTCCCCGACTCATGAGGAGGAGCTGAGAAAAGGGCAACTAAAGACAGA acacCGGGAGCAGTTGGAGGCATTATTGCGCAGTTTAACTCCTCGTAGAGTGGAGATTGGGGATGCCATGCTGTTCTGTTTGGAGAAGGCTGAAGCTGCAGAGGAAGTGGTGTCCTGCATCTCAGAGTCGCTTTCTATACTCCACACCCCACTACAGAAGAAG GTTGCAAGGCTGTATCTGGTTTCGGACATCTTGTATAACTCTTGTGCCAAAGTTTCTAATGCATCATACTACCGGAAATA CTTTGAGTCCAGGCTGCCTCAGATTTTCAGTGACGTTGGGGAGGCTTATAGAAATATCCAGGCCAGACTGCAAGCTGAGCAGTTTAAG cAAAGGATTATGACTTGTTTCCGGGCGTGGGAGGACTGGGCCATTTACCCAGAGTCCTTTTTGATCCAGCTGCAAAACATCTTTCTGGGCCTCATCAAACCAGGAGAGGAAGTGATTGAGCAACCAGAG CCGCCTTCTCCAGACCTGGATGGGGCTCCGTTAGATGGGACTCCTTTGGACGGAGTAGAGATTGATGGGACGCCTTTGGATGATCTGGATGGCTCCCCTATGCCTTGGGACCCTCAATCCATTGATGGGGTTCCTGTTGATGACCTAGATGGGGTCCCTCTGGGACCTCCCATGGATGACCTTGATGGTGTGCCCT TCGAGGAAAGCTTGGATAAAACTGTGCCTAGTGTTGCCTTGTCTAAATGGGAGCGAGTGGATGATGCAGAGCCTACAG CAAAATCAGACTCTGAGGATGAGATGAATGCTGG AAATGTGAAGGAAAATGAGGCGGACTCTGACGACAGCAGCAGCGATGATGCTGCCAGCCCCAGCAGGtatgagggggcggagtttaaGAGCAGCTTAAAGAACTTTGAGATGTCAGAGAGCAAGAGGACTCGACTCCGAGAGCTGGAG GTGAAGGTAATGAAGTTTCAGGATGAATTGGAGTCTGGAAAGAGGCAGAGAAAATCCAGCATGAGCCTCCAGCAGCAGGttcaacactacagaaacaagtTATTACAAAAG GAGTTCGACAAAGATGatgaagaaaagaaagacagGCCGGCGAGCAAGCAGAAAGACAGATCGAAGAAAGAAGAGcgtagagagagaggggaggacaagagcaaagggagagagagggagaaggaccGAGAGCGAGAGAAGGAAAAGGAAAGAGATAGAGAACGGGACAAAGAGAGGAGCAAGAAGAGCGAAGATCGAGAGAGGAGCAGAGGCCGGAGCCGAGacaaagaggagaagagagacaG gACGAGATCTCGGTCGCCGCGCAAGTCTTCAAAGCGTTCCCGCTCCCCGTCTCCTCCTCAGCGTAAATCCTGGAGGTCTTCATCTCGATCGCCCCACCGCTCACACAAGAAGTCCAAGAAGAGCAAGCACTGA